Proteins encoded in a region of the Flavobacterium sp. MDT1-60 genome:
- a CDS encoding type IA DNA topoisomerase translates to MKVCIAEKPSVAREIASVLGANTKHDGYYEGNGYAVTYTFGHLCTLKEPNDYKPHWKSWNLNNLPMLPEKFETKVVENSGIQKQFKIVKSLFDKAEVVINCGDAGQEGELIQRWVMNEANYKGEVQRLWISSLTTEAIKEGFENLKPSANYDNLFYAGFSRAIGDWLLGMNATRLYTVKHGGYKQVLSIGRVQTPTLAMVVERFKEIENFKPQPYWELQTLYRETLFSYEEGRFLNKEDGELLANKVKESEFEIVSIEKKNGNEFAPKLFDLTGLQVYCNTKFGFSADETLKIAQSLYEQKVVTYPRVDTTFLPSDIYPKVPGILQKLSNYSTLTQPLLEKKIKKSPKVFNDKKVTDHHAIIPTGIEINLPYNQQQVYDIIVKRFIAVFYDDCLVANTTVIGKAADVLFKTTGKEILKKGFRVVFEDPNAKEKEADILPGFVVGERGPHEPSFLEKETKPPNQFTEATLLRAMETAGKQVDDEDLRELMKENGIGRPSTRANIIETLFKRQYIVRNKKQVLPTPTGIQLIETIQNELIKSAELTGSWEKQLKDIEKGTYTAGAFIKNMKRMVEALVTEVRSETRHANISHAGNVQKEAVKVEQKKAAGILAEACPKCKKGNLIKGKSAYGCSEYKSGCDFVLPYVFADKKITESQYMRLLQKGSTVNIKGFKTEAGAVEGLIRFEENYKLKLEAKKTAPKAKSEVKSDALACPKCKKGTVIKGNTAYGCSDYKLGCDFKVTFDEVRAKLKDQKPSKELVYAILCS, encoded by the coding sequence ATGAAGGTCTGTATTGCCGAGAAACCAAGTGTAGCACGTGAAATCGCATCCGTTTTGGGAGCCAATACCAAGCACGATGGCTATTATGAAGGCAATGGTTATGCCGTGACCTATACTTTTGGACATTTGTGTACCTTAAAAGAACCCAACGATTACAAACCGCACTGGAAAAGCTGGAATTTGAATAATCTGCCGATGCTTCCGGAGAAATTTGAAACCAAAGTGGTTGAAAATTCAGGTATTCAAAAGCAATTTAAAATTGTAAAAAGTCTATTCGACAAAGCCGAAGTAGTGATAAACTGCGGGGATGCCGGGCAAGAAGGAGAATTGATTCAGCGTTGGGTAATGAACGAAGCCAACTATAAAGGCGAAGTACAGCGCTTATGGATTTCGTCCCTAACCACCGAAGCTATAAAAGAAGGTTTTGAAAACTTAAAACCCTCAGCTAACTACGATAATTTATTCTACGCCGGATTTTCAAGAGCGATTGGCGACTGGCTACTCGGAATGAATGCTACCCGTTTGTATACCGTAAAACATGGCGGCTATAAACAAGTATTATCTATTGGCCGTGTGCAGACACCAACCTTAGCAATGGTTGTGGAGCGTTTTAAAGAAATCGAAAATTTTAAACCTCAACCGTATTGGGAATTACAGACTTTATACAGAGAAACACTTTTTAGTTATGAAGAAGGCCGTTTTCTAAATAAAGAAGATGGAGAACTTTTAGCCAATAAAGTTAAAGAAAGTGAATTCGAAATCGTTTCAATCGAAAAAAAGAATGGAAACGAGTTCGCGCCAAAACTGTTTGATTTAACAGGTTTACAGGTATATTGCAATACAAAATTTGGATTTTCAGCAGATGAGACACTTAAAATTGCACAAAGTTTGTACGAGCAAAAAGTAGTTACGTATCCCAGAGTTGATACGACTTTTCTACCTAGTGATATTTATCCGAAAGTACCGGGAATTCTGCAAAAATTATCGAATTACAGTACTTTGACGCAACCCCTTTTAGAGAAAAAAATAAAGAAATCACCAAAGGTTTTCAACGATAAAAAAGTTACCGATCACCACGCGATTATTCCAACCGGAATAGAAATCAATTTGCCATACAATCAACAACAGGTTTATGATATAATTGTAAAACGTTTTATTGCTGTTTTCTATGACGATTGTTTGGTGGCCAACACCACAGTAATTGGAAAAGCGGCTGATGTACTATTTAAAACAACAGGGAAAGAAATCCTGAAAAAAGGTTTCCGCGTTGTTTTTGAAGATCCGAATGCCAAAGAAAAAGAAGCTGATATATTACCGGGTTTTGTTGTGGGTGAAAGAGGTCCGCATGAACCTTCGTTTTTAGAAAAAGAAACCAAACCACCGAATCAATTTACGGAAGCAACTTTACTGCGCGCCATGGAAACTGCCGGTAAACAAGTCGACGACGAAGATTTACGCGAATTGATGAAAGAAAACGGTATCGGTCGTCCGTCAACACGTGCGAATATTATCGAAACGCTTTTTAAACGTCAATACATCGTTCGAAACAAAAAGCAAGTTTTGCCGACACCTACCGGAATTCAGCTTATTGAAACGATTCAGAATGAATTAATCAAATCGGCAGAATTGACGGGTTCCTGGGAAAAGCAATTGAAAGATATCGAAAAAGGAACTTATACTGCCGGTGCCTTTATTAAAAACATGAAACGCATGGTCGAAGCTCTGGTCACCGAAGTGCGAAGCGAAACCCGACACGCCAATATATCGCATGCCGGAAATGTACAGAAAGAAGCGGTAAAAGTTGAACAAAAGAAAGCTGCCGGAATTTTGGCAGAAGCCTGTCCGAAATGTAAAAAAGGAAATCTGATAAAAGGAAAATCTGCTTACGGCTGTTCTGAATATAAATCAGGCTGTGATTTTGTATTACCGTATGTTTTTGCAGATAAAAAGATAACGGAAAGTCAATATATGAGATTGCTTCAAAAAGGCTCAACCGTAAATATAAAAGGCTTTAAAACCGAAGCCGGTGCCGTAGAAGGTTTAATTCGCTTTGAAGAAAATTACAAACTTAAATTAGAAGCAAAAAAAACAGCTCCAAAAGCAAAATCTGAAGTTAAATCAGATGCATTAGCTTGTCCAAAATGTAAAAAAGGTACAGTTATAAAAGGAAACACAGCCTATGGTTGCAGCGATTATAAATTGGGTTGTGATTTTAAAGTCACTTTTGATGAGGTAAGAGCAAAACTAAAAGATCAAAAACCAAGCAAAGAATTGGTTTATGCGATTTTATGTAGTTAG
- a CDS encoding DUF6265 family protein: MFQKTTLLLVLLAVVSCKKAETVEKDKIKLADWLIGTWENKSEEGVLTESWQKVNDSTFSATSYFIKNDDTLHSEKITLAQKGEMLLYSATVNGQNNDKAIDFGSTTESENKLVFENPSHDYPQKITYTKGANNTLTAEISGNLQGKMTKEKFVMSKK; the protein is encoded by the coding sequence ATGTTCCAAAAAACCACTCTTTTACTTGTTTTATTAGCCGTTGTCTCTTGTAAAAAAGCAGAAACTGTCGAAAAAGATAAAATCAAACTGGCCGATTGGCTTATTGGAACCTGGGAAAATAAATCAGAAGAAGGTGTTTTGACGGAAAGCTGGCAAAAAGTAAACGACAGTACTTTTAGCGCGACATCCTATTTTATAAAAAATGATGATACTTTACATTCTGAAAAAATAACTTTAGCACAAAAAGGCGAAATGTTATTGTACAGTGCCACCGTAAACGGGCAAAACAACGACAAAGCCATCGATTTTGGTTCGACTACAGAAAGCGAAAACAAACTGGTTTTCGAAAACCCATCACACGATTATCCTCAAAAAATTACTTATACAAAAGGTGCTAATAATACTTTGACTGCTGAAATTTCCGGAAATTTGCAAGGGAAAATGACGAAGGAAAAGTTTGTTATGAGTAAGAAGTAG
- a CDS encoding lipopolysaccharide assembly protein LapB, with product MKDGSKLFDRFTRDSTFLEYTISKNKLCINSSPIHKTNESCLDFKLENNTLRTSQYSKYVIERISNDTLIMYQQVDNLTDDKIKRFFFIRDELLLSYYKQKNINKKHIKASKEFTPKTSSTIEIDLNKAFKDNYSNFRVAGNFKIFPKEKRIKTSITYSTKQDSARIKTIKKIIDHSFDKWNLRNFEEYDSVELSFVFDSEITKIYRGVKVIFFTDDVNEFEVVYTGNLENNRKSFDYFNKAIKAYEKKDYIKAIEYFSESYKLDPKNLDALYNKAAVYFESGDQNNACKTWKEISNLGQINGKELFTNNCNLN from the coding sequence ATGAAAGATGGAAGTAAACTTTTTGATCGATTTACAAGAGATTCAACCTTTTTGGAATATACCATAAGCAAGAATAAACTTTGTATAAATTCCAGTCCAATACATAAAACTAATGAAAGTTGTTTGGATTTTAAATTGGAAAATAACACTCTTAGAACATCTCAATATTCAAAATATGTAATTGAAAGAATTAGCAATGATACTTTAATAATGTACCAACAAGTTGATAATCTAACTGATGATAAAATAAAGAGATTTTTCTTTATAAGAGACGAGTTACTTCTTTCATACTATAAACAGAAAAATATTAACAAAAAACATATTAAGGCTTCAAAAGAATTTACACCTAAAACTTCTTCAACAATAGAAATAGATTTAAATAAAGCATTTAAAGATAATTACTCAAATTTTAGAGTTGCAGGTAATTTCAAAATATTCCCAAAAGAAAAAAGAATTAAAACATCTATTACCTATTCTACAAAGCAAGATTCGGCAAGGATCAAAACCATAAAAAAAATTATTGATCATTCATTTGATAAATGGAATTTAAGAAATTTTGAAGAATATGATTCCGTTGAATTATCATTTGTATTTGATAGTGAAATAACAAAAATATATAGAGGAGTAAAAGTGATTTTTTTTACTGATGATGTGAATGAATTTGAGGTTGTTTATACAGGTAATTTAGAAAACAACAGGAAGTCATTTGATTATTTCAACAAAGCAATAAAGGCTTACGAGAAGAAAGACTATATTAAAGCAATTGAATATTTTTCAGAATCTTATAAATTAGACCCAAAAAATTTAGATGCTCTTTATAACAAAGCAGCTGTTTATTTTGAATCTGGCGATCAAAATAATGCCTGTAAAACGTGGAAAGAAATATCTAATTTAGGTCAAATAAATGGAAAAGAGCTTTTTACAAACAATTGTAATTTAAACTAA
- a CDS encoding MFS transporter, which produces MIIPFLKKIQGSPKGFRLANTVFFFLSGFGYSSWVSRIPHIQAELHLSEAEFGAVLFAFPIGLMLTMPFTGMLLNKYSSRYIMLLGAIMFNIVLSLPGLVAFVWQLVIVLLIFGASRNIFNLSINAQSLEVQKLYPKSIITRFHAVWSIAVFSGAGLGYVMVTQHIAPSYHLLGVSVFMMGLTACFYPMSIHNQPVPVKKKFFSMPEKNLVKFALICFVSMACENTMYDWSGIYFKNILHASPKLTSAAFVFFATAVTLGRLFGDYGVMKFGTKRILFYSGILITAGFGICFILPYAYPTIFGYVLIGVGVSCVVPLVFSIAGRSSKLSSGSALTSISTIGYLGFLLVPPMVGFISEYLSMKWAFLIMALLGILMIFMVNKIGENE; this is translated from the coding sequence ATGATCATTCCTTTTTTAAAAAAGATACAAGGTTCCCCAAAAGGATTTAGATTAGCCAATACTGTATTTTTTTTCTTATCCGGATTTGGGTATTCTTCCTGGGTATCCCGAATTCCACATATACAAGCTGAATTACATTTGTCTGAAGCTGAATTTGGAGCTGTTTTATTTGCATTTCCGATTGGCTTAATGTTAACAATGCCTTTCACCGGAATGTTATTAAATAAATATAGCAGTCGTTATATTATGTTGTTAGGTGCAATTATGTTTAATATTGTGCTGTCTTTACCAGGCTTGGTTGCTTTTGTGTGGCAGTTGGTTATAGTGCTTTTAATCTTTGGAGCTTCGCGAAATATTTTTAATCTATCTATTAACGCACAATCTCTCGAAGTTCAAAAATTATATCCTAAATCAATTATAACTCGTTTTCATGCGGTTTGGAGCATCGCTGTTTTTTCAGGAGCTGGTTTGGGCTATGTAATGGTCACACAACATATTGCACCGTCATATCATTTATTGGGAGTTAGCGTTTTTATGATGGGACTTACGGCTTGTTTTTATCCAATGAGTATTCATAATCAGCCTGTACCTGTTAAAAAGAAGTTTTTTTCTATGCCGGAAAAAAACCTGGTCAAGTTTGCCCTGATCTGTTTTGTCTCTATGGCTTGTGAAAATACAATGTACGATTGGAGTGGTATTTATTTTAAAAATATATTGCATGCTTCACCAAAGTTAACCAGTGCCGCATTTGTGTTTTTTGCAACAGCGGTAACTTTAGGACGTTTATTTGGAGATTATGGCGTAATGAAATTTGGTACGAAACGAATTCTGTTTTATAGTGGTATTTTGATCACTGCAGGATTCGGTATCTGTTTTATTCTGCCTTATGCTTATCCAACTATTTTTGGCTATGTTTTAATTGGAGTAGGGGTTTCCTGTGTGGTTCCGCTAGTATTTAGTATCGCCGGAAGATCATCAAAACTAAGCAGTGGTTCTGCCTTAACTTCGATATCTACTATTGGTTATCTTGGATTTTTGCTCGTGCCGCCAATGGTAGGTTTCATCTCTGAATATCTAAGTATGAAATGGGCGTTTTTAATTATGGCGCTTTTAGGAATACTGATGATTTTTATGGTGAATAAGATTGGGGAGAATGAGTAG
- a CDS encoding DUF4198 domain-containing protein, with the protein MKSNLLKKIAFFLFMLVATPQLFAHALWIETKATGTKGKAQEISVYFGEFSDNDITKADKWFSDLKDFSLVVISPSKKEIKLSAKALDNKYQAFFTPDEDGVYTIAMHHKVKDVYGTMVLDYNSSANVTVGNAAKGNEAVANSNIISLFSKDVLTAKQNTKINVNALYEGKIAKEQKMKVIAPNGWEKELWSNENGEVSFTPIWPGNYMVEFAYTEKASGEHNGKKYNEIWKMATYLITVK; encoded by the coding sequence ATGAAATCAAATCTTTTAAAAAAAATCGCCTTTTTTCTTTTTATGTTAGTCGCAACTCCACAATTATTTGCTCATGCACTTTGGATCGAAACTAAAGCGACAGGAACAAAAGGAAAGGCACAGGAAATCTCAGTTTATTTTGGAGAATTTTCGGATAATGATATCACAAAAGCTGATAAATGGTTTTCAGATTTAAAAGATTTTTCGTTAGTTGTGATTAGTCCATCAAAAAAAGAAATTAAACTTTCAGCGAAAGCTTTAGACAATAAATATCAGGCATTCTTTACACCTGATGAAGACGGAGTGTATACCATTGCAATGCATCATAAAGTAAAAGATGTATATGGAACTATGGTTTTAGATTACAATTCAAGTGCTAACGTTACAGTTGGTAATGCTGCAAAAGGAAATGAAGCTGTTGCAAACTCAAACATTATTAGTTTATTCTCTAAAGATGTTTTAACGGCAAAACAAAACACAAAAATCAATGTAAATGCTTTGTATGAAGGTAAAATTGCCAAAGAGCAAAAAATGAAAGTAATCGCTCCAAACGGTTGGGAAAAAGAATTATGGAGTAATGAAAACGGAGAAGTTTCATTTACACCAATCTGGCCAGGAAATTACATGGTAGAATTTGCTTATACTGAGAAAGCTTCAGGAGAACATAACGGCAAAAAATACAATGAAATCTGGAAAATGGCTACTTACCTCATTACAGTTAAGTAA
- a CDS encoding TonB-dependent siderophore receptor has translation MKYILLFGLSFLSLASYSQEYSSIENNTTLNDTVKNKKGEILNEVLITPNKPKKPIEAARSGIKVMDLPQSVQVIGSEVIEQQQAIRLSEVVKNLNGVYVGSARGGAQESFFSRGYDMSANNMFKNGFRYNAGSIPEVSSLEKVEFLKGGSALLYGNVAPGGIMNLVTKTPKFTSGGEVSMQIGSYSYYKPSIDFYGPLNKSIAYRITGSYENSESFRDFVKNERIYINPSFLFHLSDKTQITLQGDYLSADWTPDFGTGIYGKTILDLPRNEFFGALWSTANTKSSSASLLFNHDFNKNWKLNFNSSYQSYRRTQTSTAQLSTIEANGNWKRGLTKADGAEQIFGDQISLQGNFKTGSIKHQIFTGVDYENSLAPNYTFGFYAPGKPADLLTTEATAINLYTYDYSTQTTIIPYPTRTTQLTSTETQRFGAYFQDLVSINQYIKVLAGLRWSWQQSEATTTKEVIEKKNNVNVITTAYENALPVTGAKAINKAFSPKAGLVVQPTKDLSLFASYSNSFTPNTGTTVDSKPLDPSIIDQYEVGVKKDFFRGFLTTNVTVYQIKNNNLAQTAQYLSDGVTQNVNTNLKELVGATKGKGVEIDITATPVEGLNIMAGYSFNETKVSKSSGTSGSLVVGDVLARTPKNTANLSFFYKLPSGLLKGVTFGAIGNYVGDRTGGWNDDYLWTENTPSTNPKTYTVTIRDRDIPLEGYVTVDASLGYEWKKFSILCRLSNITNELNYTVHENYSVNPIAPRQIMTSLRYKF, from the coding sequence ATGAAATATATTTTACTCTTCGGATTATCATTTTTAAGTTTAGCATCTTACAGTCAGGAATATTCAAGTATTGAAAATAATACTACTCTAAATGATACTGTTAAAAACAAAAAAGGAGAAATTCTTAATGAGGTATTAATAACACCAAATAAACCTAAAAAACCAATTGAGGCTGCACGTTCAGGTATTAAAGTTATGGACTTACCACAAAGCGTTCAGGTTATTGGTAGTGAAGTAATCGAACAGCAACAAGCAATAAGATTGAGTGAAGTAGTAAAAAATCTAAACGGTGTTTATGTAGGATCTGCTCGTGGTGGTGCGCAAGAATCATTCTTTTCAAGGGGATATGATATGAGTGCCAATAATATGTTTAAAAATGGTTTCCGTTATAATGCTGGTTCAATACCAGAAGTTTCCTCTTTAGAAAAAGTTGAATTCCTAAAAGGAGGTTCAGCTTTATTGTACGGAAATGTTGCACCAGGTGGAATTATGAATTTGGTTACCAAAACACCAAAATTCACAAGTGGTGGCGAAGTATCTATGCAAATTGGAAGCTATTCTTACTACAAACCGTCTATTGATTTTTACGGACCATTAAATAAATCTATAGCATACAGAATTACAGGATCTTATGAAAACTCAGAAAGTTTTAGGGATTTTGTAAAAAACGAACGTATTTATATCAATCCTTCCTTTTTATTTCATCTCTCAGATAAAACTCAAATTACCTTACAAGGGGATTATTTAAGTGCTGACTGGACACCTGATTTTGGTACCGGGATCTATGGAAAAACAATTTTAGACCTGCCACGTAACGAATTTTTCGGAGCACTTTGGTCCACTGCAAACACTAAATCATCTAGTGCTTCCCTATTGTTTAATCACGATTTCAACAAAAACTGGAAATTAAATTTTAATTCTTCTTATCAATCTTACCGCAGAACTCAAACATCTACAGCACAGCTAAGTACAATCGAAGCTAATGGAAACTGGAAACGTGGTTTAACAAAAGCTGATGGTGCAGAACAAATTTTTGGTGATCAAATAAGTTTACAAGGAAATTTTAAAACAGGAAGCATCAAACATCAAATATTTACCGGAGTTGATTACGAAAATTCTCTTGCTCCAAATTATACTTTTGGATTCTATGCTCCTGGAAAACCTGCAGACCTTTTAACAACAGAAGCTACCGCTATAAACTTATATACTTACGATTATAGCACACAAACTACTATTATTCCTTATCCAACAAGAACTACTCAATTAACCAGTACAGAAACGCAACGTTTTGGAGCCTATTTTCAAGATTTAGTTTCGATAAATCAATACATAAAAGTTCTGGCGGGATTACGTTGGTCATGGCAGCAAAGCGAAGCTACCACTACAAAAGAAGTGATAGAGAAAAAGAATAATGTAAATGTCATTACAACTGCTTACGAAAATGCATTACCTGTAACTGGTGCTAAAGCTATAAACAAAGCTTTCTCACCAAAAGCAGGATTGGTAGTACAGCCTACTAAAGATTTGTCTTTGTTTGCAAGTTATTCAAACTCTTTCACTCCAAATACCGGAACAACAGTAGATTCAAAACCATTAGATCCATCAATTATAGATCAATATGAAGTTGGTGTGAAAAAAGATTTCTTTAGAGGTTTTTTGACAACAAACGTAACTGTATATCAAATTAAGAATAATAATTTAGCACAAACTGCTCAATATTTATCAGACGGTGTTACACAAAACGTTAATACTAATCTAAAAGAATTGGTTGGAGCAACAAAAGGAAAAGGAGTCGAAATAGATATTACAGCAACACCTGTAGAAGGGTTGAACATTATGGCTGGTTATAGTTTTAATGAAACCAAAGTATCTAAATCATCTGGCACAAGCGGTAGCCTTGTTGTTGGAGATGTTTTAGCAAGAACTCCAAAAAACACTGCCAATTTGAGCTTTTTCTACAAATTGCCTAGCGGTTTATTAAAAGGGGTAACTTTTGGAGCTATTGGAAACTATGTTGGTGACCGTACCGGAGGTTGGAATGATGATTATTTATGGACAGAAAACACACCTTCAACCAATCCAAAAACATATACGGTAACAATTAGAGATCGTGATATTCCTTTGGAAGGTTATGTTACTGTAGATGCTTCTCTTGGGTATGAATGGAAAAAATTCTCCATCTTATGCAGATTATCAAACATAACAAACGAATTGAATTATACCGTTCACGAAAATTATAGTGTGAACCCTATCGCACCTCGTCAAATTATGACAAGTTTACGATACAAGTTCTAA